The proteins below are encoded in one region of Polynucleobacter sp. AP-Nino-20-G2:
- the lplT gene encoding lysophospholipid transporter LplT: MNRSFYIIMAAQFFSSLADNALLIAAIALLVQLNAPAWMTPLLKLFFVLSYVLLAAFVGAFADSRPKGNVMFITNTIKFIGCVVMLFGSHPLLAYAIVGLGAAAYSPAKYGILTELLPPEKLVAANGWIEGLTVGSIIMGTVLGGVLISKTVSQSLLGLDMPILDTSIDTAAESAILIIMMIYVLAALINLRIPDTGARYVSQKTNPIELVKDFAICFKTLWDDRLGQISLAVTTLFWGAGATLQFIVIKWAQVALHMTLSQGAILQAISAFGVAGGAVWAAWRVPLRHSLKVLPYGIAMGLVVCVMAIYNSDMLPNTTLWTVGGLEVSLNLVPAYFLLILVGWLAGYFVVPMNALLQHRGHVLMSAGHSIAVQNFNENISVLVMLIVYSGLIWLDVPIQFVIIGFGVAVSAIMWLVIKRHAANQAEYDSMHLIGEHKH; this comes from the coding sequence ATGAACCGCAGTTTTTACATCATTATGGCGGCGCAATTTTTTTCGTCGCTTGCTGATAACGCATTGCTGATCGCAGCAATCGCCCTCTTGGTCCAGCTTAACGCTCCGGCCTGGATGACTCCTTTACTCAAATTATTCTTCGTTTTGTCCTACGTGTTGCTAGCTGCTTTTGTTGGCGCCTTTGCGGATTCACGTCCAAAGGGCAATGTCATGTTTATTACCAACACCATCAAATTCATTGGTTGTGTTGTTATGCTGTTCGGTAGCCACCCTTTGCTGGCTTACGCCATCGTTGGCCTAGGGGCTGCAGCCTACTCGCCGGCTAAATACGGAATCCTGACAGAACTGCTCCCCCCAGAGAAATTGGTGGCAGCCAATGGCTGGATTGAGGGGCTCACAGTAGGCTCCATCATCATGGGTACGGTGCTTGGCGGTGTACTGATCAGCAAAACTGTTTCACAGAGCCTACTCGGTCTTGATATGCCAATCCTGGATACCTCGATTGATACAGCGGCAGAATCCGCCATTCTGATCATCATGATGATTTATGTATTGGCCGCCCTGATTAACCTTCGCATCCCCGATACCGGTGCCCGCTATGTATCCCAAAAAACCAACCCGATTGAGCTGGTAAAGGATTTTGCGATTTGCTTCAAGACGCTCTGGGATGATCGCCTTGGCCAAATCTCCCTAGCGGTAACCACTTTATTTTGGGGTGCCGGGGCCACTCTTCAGTTCATTGTGATTAAGTGGGCACAAGTAGCGCTTCACATGACCCTTTCCCAGGGCGCCATTCTGCAAGCAATCTCGGCTTTTGGAGTCGCAGGAGGGGCAGTTTGGGCAGCTTGGCGCGTTCCATTGCGGCACTCCCTTAAAGTATTGCCTTATGGCATTGCCATGGGCCTTGTAGTCTGCGTTATGGCAATTTACAACTCTGACATGTTGCCCAACACTACTTTGTGGACGGTCGGAGGCCTAGAAGTCAGCTTAAATCTAGTGCCGGCGTATTTTCTACTCATTCTGGTTGGCTGGTTGGCTGGCTACTTTGTCGTACCCATGAATGCCCTACTCCAGCACCGCGGTCACGTATTAATGTCTGCAGGACATTCGATAGCGGTTCAAAACTTTAATGAAAATATTTCCGTCTTAGTCATGCTAATTGTCTACTCAGGATTAATCTGGCTCGACGTTCCAATTCAGTTTGTGATTATTGGGTTTGGCGTGGCTGTGAGTGCAATTATGTGGCTCGTCATCAAGAGACATGCCGCCAATCAAGCTGAATATGACTCGATGCATCTCATTGGTGAACACAAGCACTAA
- the alr gene encoding alanine racemase yields MNRPILASIRTEAFRHNLNRIRELAPQSKIWSVIKAKAYGHTIEAAIKGLESTDGFALLDIADAQWLRDHGWRGRILLLEGLFQREELTLAAQLHCDLVVHSEKQVQWLESYQHHSSQPIDVFLKLNSGMNRLGFKPDEYRTAFHRLHSVGCHLHHMTHFANADQVDRSPSVGEQLECFEGAIEGLSAPTSLANSAAILWHRNVPSDWVRPGILLYGVSPTGSYADIVRSDFQAVMQLRSEIIDIQTLQKGDRVGYGGRFEAPEEMRIAVIACGYADGYPRHAQDGTPVWVEGAGSDNDGVVCPIVGQVSMDMLTIDLRDAPNAKIGSVVELWGSEVPVDDVAQMSGTIGYELICALAPRVPVVTE; encoded by the coding sequence ATTAATAGGCCAATTTTGGCATCTATTCGCACCGAGGCCTTTCGTCATAATTTAAACCGAATTCGTGAACTCGCCCCGCAATCTAAGATTTGGTCGGTTATTAAGGCAAAAGCCTATGGCCACACCATCGAAGCAGCTATAAAAGGGCTTGAATCGACTGATGGATTTGCCCTGCTTGATATTGCTGATGCGCAATGGCTGAGGGATCATGGTTGGCGTGGACGCATCTTGCTGTTGGAGGGGCTATTTCAGAGAGAAGAGTTGACCCTTGCGGCGCAGTTGCATTGTGACCTGGTTGTTCACAGCGAAAAGCAAGTTCAATGGCTTGAGTCATATCAACACCATTCCAGCCAGCCAATCGATGTTTTCTTGAAGCTAAATTCGGGGATGAATCGCTTGGGATTCAAGCCTGATGAATACCGCACCGCTTTTCATCGCCTTCATTCAGTTGGATGCCATTTGCATCACATGACGCATTTTGCCAATGCTGATCAGGTGGATCGTTCGCCAAGCGTGGGCGAGCAGCTTGAGTGTTTTGAGGGTGCTATCGAAGGGCTTTCAGCGCCAACATCATTGGCTAACTCAGCAGCCATTTTATGGCACCGTAATGTGCCAAGCGATTGGGTAAGGCCTGGAATCTTGTTATACGGAGTTTCTCCAACGGGTAGTTATGCCGATATCGTGCGATCTGATTTTCAGGCGGTAATGCAACTTCGCAGTGAAATTATTGATATACAGACTCTTCAGAAGGGTGACCGCGTTGGATATGGCGGTCGCTTTGAAGCCCCAGAAGAGATGCGTATTGCGGTGATTGCTTGTGGATATGCCGATGGCTATCCTAGACATGCTCAGGACGGAACGCCGGTCTGGGTTGAAGGCGCAGGCAGTGATAATGACGGCGTAGTTTGCCCCATCGTTGGTCAAGTATCTATGGATATGTTGACGATTGATTTACGCGACGCCCCCAATGCAAAAATTGGCAGTGTTGTTGAGTTATGGGGTAGCGAGGTGCCTGTAGATGATGTTGCTCAAATGAGTGGAACGATTGGTTACGAGTTGATTTGCGCTTTGGCGCCTCGTGTGCCGGTTGTTACTGAATAA
- a CDS encoding outer membrane protein assembly factor BamD — MSDVITDASLRLAAILKSSSKKSILALLLGASVSTLLLSGCAGSDGTKDDSDLWSETKLYSEANEKLNDADYAKCGKYFEKLEGRFPFGPYSQQAQINAAYCYWKGQEQAQALVAIDRFIKLHQGSPNLDYAYYLKGLISFNDDLGWLGKFTGQDLSERDPKAAKEAFESFKVVVERFPDSKYAPDSLDRMRYIVNSLAEADVIVARFYYQRGAYLASANRAQLVIHDYDRAPAVEEALYLLVKSYEKLGMTDLSNDSLRVFKLNFPDSQMMVTGQRVQKERRWWQIWNK; from the coding sequence ATGTCGGACGTTATTACAGACGCCAGTTTAAGGCTTGCTGCCATTTTGAAGTCATCTTCTAAAAAATCCATCCTTGCCCTGCTGCTTGGCGCCAGCGTTAGCACCCTCTTATTAAGTGGCTGTGCCGGTAGCGATGGCACTAAAGACGATAGCGATCTTTGGTCCGAAACAAAGCTTTACTCAGAAGCTAATGAAAAGCTAAACGACGCTGATTACGCTAAGTGCGGCAAATACTTTGAGAAATTAGAAGGCCGTTTCCCGTTTGGCCCTTACTCGCAACAAGCGCAAATCAATGCTGCCTATTGCTACTGGAAGGGTCAAGAGCAAGCGCAAGCTTTGGTGGCAATTGATCGCTTCATTAAGCTGCACCAAGGCAGCCCAAATTTAGATTATGCCTATTACCTCAAGGGACTCATTAGCTTTAATGATGACTTGGGTTGGCTTGGAAAATTCACTGGTCAAGATCTCAGTGAGCGCGATCCTAAAGCGGCTAAAGAGGCTTTTGAATCATTTAAGGTGGTTGTAGAGAGATTTCCGGATAGTAAATATGCGCCAGATTCTTTAGACCGCATGCGCTATATCGTGAACTCCCTAGCAGAAGCAGATGTCATCGTTGCACGCTTTTACTATCAGCGCGGCGCTTATCTCGCATCCGCAAACCGTGCACAACTAGTAATTCATGATTATGATCGCGCGCCTGCAGTAGAGGAAGCGCTCTATTTGCTAGTAAAGTCTTACGAAAAGTTGGGAATGACTGATTTAAGTAATGACTCATTAAGAGTATTCAAACTGAACTTCCCAGACAGTCAAATGATGGTCACAGGCCAACGCGTTCAAAAAGAGCGCAGATGGTGGCAAATCTGGAACAAATAA
- a CDS encoding RluA family pseudouridine synthase: MALPHTPDSNPIDYIDEEDFIALEIPDEVSGERLDKYLGGALPDYSRNRLKAWVEAGAVTVDGKVTKARYLLRGGESVKVFPQEMPEQYAFAPEDIPLDVIYEDSAIIVINKPAGLVVHPAAGNWTGTLLNGLLHRFPELKNLPRAGIVHRLDKDTSGLMVVARTDTAQTSLVRQLQDRTVGRRYLAWVWGEAPSQGKVLASVGRDQRDRLKMAAGSPQGKPAATLFRRLAKGSYLDSPVALLECRLETGRTHQIRVHLESLGFPLLGDPVYRKRTPGVAKSLPFERQALHAYALSLQHPSTSEWMTWFKLPPEDLMGLLHQVSMGEQDLPKEEALMASIHNDHRD, encoded by the coding sequence GTGGCATTGCCGCATACTCCCGATTCGAATCCCATTGATTATATCGATGAAGAGGATTTCATTGCCCTAGAAATACCCGATGAGGTCTCTGGCGAGCGTTTAGATAAGTATCTGGGCGGCGCTTTGCCTGATTATTCCCGTAATCGCCTAAAAGCCTGGGTTGAGGCTGGCGCTGTTACGGTTGATGGAAAAGTCACTAAAGCCAGGTATTTACTGCGTGGCGGGGAAAGCGTGAAGGTCTTCCCCCAAGAAATGCCGGAGCAATATGCTTTTGCTCCAGAAGATATCCCATTGGATGTGATTTATGAGGATTCAGCCATTATTGTGATTAATAAGCCGGCTGGGCTGGTAGTGCATCCCGCGGCTGGCAATTGGACGGGCACCTTGCTCAATGGCTTACTGCATCGTTTTCCAGAGCTCAAGAATCTCCCCCGAGCAGGGATTGTCCATCGATTGGATAAGGACACCTCCGGGTTAATGGTTGTGGCCCGAACAGATACTGCTCAGACTTCATTGGTTAGGCAGCTTCAAGATAGAACCGTAGGTCGTCGTTATTTAGCCTGGGTATGGGGTGAAGCTCCATCCCAAGGGAAGGTTCTTGCCTCGGTGGGGCGTGATCAACGGGATAGGCTCAAAATGGCTGCTGGCTCCCCCCAAGGCAAGCCCGCGGCCACCTTGTTCCGTCGATTGGCTAAAGGTTCTTATTTAGACTCCCCAGTTGCACTCTTAGAGTGCAGACTAGAAACCGGTCGCACTCATCAAATCCGTGTTCACCTCGAATCCCTTGGCTTTCCCTTGTTGGGAGATCCGGTTTACCGTAAACGAACGCCAGGCGTAGCTAAATCACTCCCTTTCGAGCGTCAGGCTTTGCATGCCTACGCCTTGAGCTTGCAACATCCAAGCACTTCTGAGTGGATGACATGGTTCAAGTTGCCTCCCGAAGATTTAATGGGCTTACTTCACCAGGTCTCTATGGGGGAGCAAGATCTCCCCAAAGAGGAGGCATTAATGGCCTCTATTCACAATGATCACCGTGACTAA
- the pgeF gene encoding peptidoglycan editing factor PgeF: MTKSLALHQSPDWLLPAGVKAAFTTRVGGVSKPPFDSFNLGLNAGDDLNDVLRNREILRGVLPAEPQWLKQVHGTQVSTPASRALQGAQPYEADASVSNYPNDVLVVLTADCLPVLFSSRAGDVVGAAHAGWRGLSAGVLENTVQEMRALSPGLLPQDILVWMGPAIGPQAFEVGQDVVDVFLGQSHSDLTAAFIPIPASPGKYLANLYLLAQDRLRSLGINSIQGGGLCTVVDRAHFFSYRRDQVTGRFASLIWISSEK; this comes from the coding sequence GTGACTAAGTCTCTCGCTCTACATCAATCTCCCGACTGGTTGTTGCCGGCTGGTGTTAAAGCAGCCTTTACGACGAGGGTCGGAGGAGTCAGTAAGCCACCATTTGACTCATTCAACCTCGGCCTGAATGCTGGGGATGATTTGAATGATGTTTTGAGAAATCGCGAAATTTTGAGGGGTGTACTGCCCGCTGAGCCTCAGTGGCTAAAGCAGGTTCATGGCACCCAAGTGAGCACCCCCGCATCGAGAGCATTGCAAGGCGCTCAACCATATGAAGCAGATGCCTCTGTAAGCAACTACCCAAATGATGTTTTGGTAGTCTTGACGGCTGATTGCCTGCCAGTTTTATTTTCTAGTCGTGCCGGCGATGTTGTTGGTGCTGCGCATGCTGGGTGGAGGGGTCTTAGCGCTGGAGTATTGGAAAATACCGTTCAGGAAATGCGTGCCCTGTCTCCTGGTTTGTTGCCTCAAGATATATTGGTTTGGATGGGTCCGGCTATCGGGCCTCAGGCGTTCGAGGTGGGTCAAGATGTAGTCGATGTCTTTTTAGGTCAGAGCCATTCCGATCTAACGGCTGCATTTATACCTATTCCTGCTAGCCCCGGGAAATATTTAGCCAACCTCTATCTCTTAGCTCAAGACCGCTTACGGTCATTAGGTATTAATAGCATCCAGGGCGGGGGGCTTTGCACTGTCGTAGACAGGGCTCATTTCTTTTCCTACCGTCGCGATCAGGTCACGGGGCGTTTTGCTTCTTTGATTTGGATTTCCTCCGAGAAATAA
- the phaC gene encoding class I poly(R)-hydroxyalkanoic acid synthase — MFPGMNSGVAPSLAPQHMALIPPERLSEIQNEYFTELAHLATNPDGIEVKDRRFSGKAWHSAWSKMIAATYLLNSKHLLALAKAVDADEKTKVKILFTTEQMIDALSPANFIATNPEVLENIISTQGQSIQNGIVNLLGDLKKGKVSQTDESAFEVGKNIATTEGQVVYRNDLFELIQYTPLTDTVYERPYLMVPPCINKYYILDLQPDNSVVRYMVEQGHTVFLVSWKNPDASMSKITWDDYVGEGVIKAIEVVRDIGATDQINVLGFCVGGTLTSTALAVLAARKKDYVASLTLLTTLLDFSDTGILDVFIDEGMVKLRESTIGGEAGNYGMMSGLDLGNTFSFLRPNDLVWNYVVENYLKGNSPPPFDLLYWNGDSTNLPGPMYCWYLRHTYLQNDLIKPGKLTVCGEKVDLGKITVPAYIYASHDDHIVPWKSAYESTHTLKGKNRFVLGASGHIAGVINPPAKNKRHYFENNKLAKTADEWLAAAKDIKGSWWPNYAQWLEQFGGKKIKASKTFGNARYKKLEAAPGKYVKEKATAATS; from the coding sequence ATGTTTCCAGGCATGAATTCAGGTGTTGCGCCATCTTTGGCGCCGCAACATATGGCATTAATTCCACCAGAGCGTTTGTCAGAAATTCAAAATGAATACTTCACCGAGCTGGCTCATCTTGCTACTAATCCTGATGGTATTGAAGTAAAAGATCGTCGCTTCTCTGGAAAGGCTTGGCATTCAGCTTGGAGCAAGATGATTGCGGCAACTTATTTGCTGAACTCCAAACATCTCCTTGCGCTTGCAAAAGCTGTAGACGCAGATGAAAAAACTAAAGTCAAAATTTTGTTCACCACAGAACAAATGATTGATGCATTATCGCCAGCCAATTTCATTGCTACTAATCCAGAGGTTCTTGAGAACATTATTAGCACCCAAGGCCAATCCATTCAAAACGGGATTGTGAATTTATTGGGTGACTTGAAAAAAGGCAAAGTTTCACAAACCGATGAGAGTGCTTTTGAGGTTGGTAAAAATATCGCGACCACAGAAGGTCAAGTTGTTTACCGCAACGATTTATTTGAACTCATTCAATACACGCCATTAACCGACACAGTTTATGAGCGCCCCTACTTAATGGTGCCGCCTTGCATTAACAAGTATTACATTCTCGATTTGCAGCCAGATAATTCGGTAGTGCGTTATATGGTTGAACAAGGACATACAGTATTCCTGGTCTCCTGGAAGAACCCAGATGCCTCGATGTCAAAGATCACTTGGGATGACTACGTTGGTGAAGGCGTTATTAAGGCAATAGAAGTGGTTAGGGATATTGGCGCAACCGATCAAATTAATGTGCTGGGATTTTGTGTTGGCGGAACACTCACTTCAACCGCATTGGCGGTCTTAGCTGCGCGTAAGAAAGATTACGTCGCGAGTCTGACTCTATTAACTACCCTGTTGGATTTCAGTGATACAGGCATCTTAGATGTCTTCATTGATGAGGGCATGGTGAAGTTGCGTGAGAGCACTATTGGCGGCGAGGCTGGTAACTACGGCATGATGTCTGGACTTGATCTTGGTAATACCTTTTCATTCCTGCGTCCAAACGATTTAGTTTGGAACTATGTCGTGGAGAACTATCTCAAAGGAAATTCTCCGCCGCCATTTGATCTGCTGTACTGGAATGGTGACTCAACCAATCTTCCTGGACCCATGTATTGCTGGTACTTGCGTCATACCTATCTGCAAAATGATTTGATCAAACCGGGCAAGCTAACTGTATGTGGCGAGAAGGTTGATCTGGGCAAGATTACTGTGCCTGCATATATTTATGCCTCGCACGATGATCATATTGTTCCTTGGAAATCTGCTTATGAATCAACGCATACTCTGAAGGGCAAAAACCGATTTGTATTAGGCGCATCTGGACATATCGCTGGCGTGATTAATCCGCCAGCTAAAAATAAGCGCCATTATTTTGAAAATAATAAGTTAGCCAAAACCGCCGATGAATGGTTGGCGGCCGCGAAAGATATCAAGGGTAGTTGGTGGCCCAACTACGCTCAATGGTTAGAACAGTTTGGTGGCAAAAAGATTAAGGCCAGCAAAACGTTTGGCAATGCACGGTACAAAAAACTAGAAGCTGCGCCTGGTAAGTACGTGAAAGAAAAAGCAACAGCAGCTACTTCATAA
- a CDS encoding 3-ketoacyl-ACP reductase, which translates to MSQKIAYVTGGMGGIGTAICQRLAKDGFKVIAGCGPNSPRKDRWIAEQKALGYDFIASEGNVSDWDSTVAAFDKVKAEVGRVDVLVNNAGITRDSVFRKMTPDAWKAVIDTNLNSLFNVTKQVVDGMADNGWGRIINISSVNGQKGQFGQSNYSTAKAGLHGFTMALSQELASKGVTVNTVSPGYIGTDMVKAIREDVLEKIVAGVPVKRLGTPEEIASICCWIASDDGGYATGADFSLNGGLHTG; encoded by the coding sequence ATGTCTCAAAAGATTGCATATGTAACCGGCGGTATGGGTGGTATTGGTACTGCTATTTGTCAGCGCCTAGCAAAGGATGGTTTTAAGGTAATTGCTGGATGTGGCCCTAATTCACCGCGCAAGGATCGTTGGATTGCAGAGCAGAAAGCCCTGGGTTATGACTTCATCGCCTCCGAGGGAAATGTTTCCGATTGGGATAGCACGGTCGCCGCGTTCGATAAAGTGAAGGCAGAAGTAGGGCGTGTAGATGTATTAGTCAATAACGCCGGTATTACGCGTGATAGCGTATTCCGCAAAATGACTCCGGATGCATGGAAGGCGGTGATCGATACCAACCTTAATTCCTTATTTAATGTCACAAAGCAGGTTGTTGATGGCATGGCAGATAACGGTTGGGGTCGAATTATCAATATTTCCTCAGTAAACGGTCAAAAAGGGCAGTTTGGACAATCCAATTACTCAACCGCCAAAGCTGGCTTGCATGGTTTCACGATGGCCCTGTCACAAGAATTGGCGTCCAAGGGTGTTACTGTGAACACGGTTTCCCCTGGCTATATTGGTACCGACATGGTCAAAGCGATTCGCGAGGATGTCTTGGAAAAGATTGTCGCTGGCGTTCCAGTTAAACGTCTTGGCACCCCAGAAGAGATCGCCTCTATTTGCTGTTGGATTGCATCCGATGATGGTGGATACGCCACTGGAGCTGACTTCTCGCTAAATGGTGGCCTTCATACGGGTTAA
- the phaR gene encoding polyhydroxyalkanoate synthesis repressor PhaR produces MVTRSKKTGESRLIKKYPNRRLYDTQTSTYVTLADIKNLVMSGDAFSVVDAKTEDDLTRNILLQIILEEEAGGAPVFSTQMLSQIIRFYGNSMQGLMGSYLEKTMQSFVDIHNKLGDQTQGLGAGSTPEAWAKMLNLQNPLMQGLMGNYMEQSKDLFVKMQEQMQNSPAIFSGFPFTPPNKTEKE; encoded by the coding sequence ATGGTTACACGTTCTAAGAAGACCGGCGAGAGTCGTCTCATTAAAAAATATCCCAATCGTCGTTTATATGACACCCAAACCAGTACTTATGTGACGCTAGCTGATATCAAAAATTTGGTGATGTCTGGCGATGCTTTTAGTGTGGTTGATGCCAAAACTGAAGATGACTTAACACGCAATATTTTGTTACAAATTATTTTGGAAGAAGAGGCTGGCGGTGCACCAGTTTTCTCAACCCAAATGCTCTCTCAAATTATTCGCTTCTATGGAAACTCTATGCAGGGTTTAATGGGAAGTTATCTAGAGAAGACAATGCAGTCTTTTGTGGATATTCACAATAAGCTCGGTGACCAAACTCAGGGTTTGGGGGCTGGCAGTACTCCAGAGGCGTGGGCAAAAATGTTGAACCTTCAGAATCCATTAATGCAGGGTTTGATGGGTAACTATATGGAGCAGAGCAAGGACCTGTTTGTGAAAATGCAAGAGCAAATGCAAAATTCACCAGCGATCTTTAGCGGCTTCCCGTTTACACCGCCTAACAAAACAGAAAAAGAATAG
- the rimO gene encoding 30S ribosomal protein S12 methylthiotransferase RimO → MAGKVGFVSLGCPKALVDSELILTQLSAEGYETAKDYSGADLVVVNTCGFIDSAVEESLAAIGEALAENGKVIVTGCLGARKNADGTDLIQSIHPKVLAVTGPHATDEVMQAIHEHLPKPHDPFTDLLPPVGVKLTPKHYAYLKISEGCNHRCTFCIIPSLRGDLVSRPIGEVLLEAKRLFESGVKELLVVSQDTSAYGVDIQYRTGFWDGKPIKTRMFDLVNALNQIAREHQAWVRLHYVYPYPHVDDILPLMAEFSDHGYGVLPYLDIPLQHAHPDVLKRMKRPASGEKNLDRIQSWRDACPDLVVRSTFIAGFPGETDEEFQYLLDFLEEAQIDRAGCFAYSPVDGATANELANPIPDAIREERRARFMAKAEEISVKRLAKKIGKRIQVLIDRVDESGGIGRTIGDAPEIDGLVRVLPPSKPSKRYRAGEIIKVTVISSQGHDLIAET, encoded by the coding sequence GTGGCTGGAAAAGTAGGTTTTGTTTCCTTGGGCTGTCCCAAGGCTTTGGTTGACTCTGAACTTATTCTCACGCAACTGAGTGCTGAGGGTTATGAGACAGCTAAAGATTATTCTGGTGCCGATCTCGTAGTAGTCAATACCTGCGGCTTTATTGATTCAGCCGTAGAAGAGAGTCTTGCTGCTATAGGCGAGGCTCTTGCTGAGAATGGCAAAGTGATTGTTACGGGTTGCCTCGGCGCACGCAAGAATGCTGATGGTACGGATTTGATTCAAAGCATTCACCCTAAGGTTCTGGCCGTGACGGGGCCGCATGCTACTGATGAGGTGATGCAGGCAATTCATGAGCATCTGCCTAAGCCACATGATCCGTTTACGGATTTATTGCCACCAGTCGGTGTCAAGCTCACTCCAAAGCACTACGCCTATCTCAAAATATCCGAAGGCTGCAATCACCGTTGCACTTTTTGCATCATTCCAAGCTTAAGGGGTGATTTAGTTTCACGCCCCATTGGCGAGGTATTGCTCGAAGCAAAAAGACTTTTTGAGTCTGGCGTAAAAGAGTTGTTGGTGGTATCTCAAGATACGAGCGCCTATGGTGTGGATATTCAGTACCGCACTGGCTTTTGGGACGGCAAGCCCATTAAAACGCGGATGTTTGACTTGGTGAATGCTTTGAATCAAATCGCCCGCGAGCACCAGGCATGGGTCCGCTTGCATTATGTTTATCCATATCCTCATGTGGACGATATTCTCCCTTTGATGGCTGAGTTCTCTGATCATGGTTATGGTGTGTTGCCATATTTAGATATCCCCTTGCAACACGCTCATCCTGATGTTCTAAAACGCATGAAGCGTCCCGCGAGCGGTGAAAAGAACTTAGATCGCATTCAGTCATGGCGCGACGCCTGTCCAGATCTAGTGGTCCGCAGTACCTTTATTGCTGGATTTCCGGGTGAGACCGACGAAGAGTTTCAATACCTTCTGGACTTTTTGGAAGAGGCTCAAATTGATCGTGCAGGCTGTTTTGCGTATTCGCCGGTTGATGGCGCTACTGCCAATGAGCTTGCAAATCCCATCCCTGATGCCATTCGAGAAGAGAGGCGGGCTCGTTTTATGGCTAAGGCTGAAGAAATCTCTGTTAAACGACTTGCTAAAAAAATAGGCAAACGTATTCAAGTATTGATTGATAGGGTCGATGAGTCGGGCGGTATAGGTCGAACCATCGGTGATGCCCCAGAAATTGACGGCTTAGTAAGGGTTTTACCGCCCAGTAAGCCATCAAAACGCTACAGAGCAGGTGAAATCATCAAGGTTACGGTGATTAGCTCCCAAGGGCATGACCTAATAGCCGAAACTTGA
- a CDS encoding acetyl-CoA C-acyltransferase family protein → MSRDVVVLSAVRSAIGAFNGSLSSLEPSELGGIVMKEAVARSGVDPALINYVTVGNTIPTDNRYAYVARVASIQAGLPMESVAMALNRLCSSGLQAIVTTAQQIMLGDCDYGIGGGVEVMSRGMYGSPAMRSGARMGDTKMLDLMVSVLTDPFGVGHMGVTAENLVEKWKLTREEQDALAVESHRRAANAIKEGRFKSQIVPITIKTRKGDVVFDTDEHCKPDTTMETLGKMKAVFKKEGGSVTAGNASGINDGAAFFVLADAETAKKAGHKPIARLVSYAVAGVPNHIMGEGPIPATKIALERAGLKLDQIDVIESNEAFAAQALAVMKGLGLDPAKTNVNGGAIALGHPIGCSGAAIATKAIHELQRVQGKYALVTMCIGGGQGIATIFERL, encoded by the coding sequence ATGAGTCGTGATGTCGTCGTATTAAGTGCTGTACGTTCAGCAATTGGTGCTTTCAATGGATCGCTAAGCAGCCTTGAGCCATCTGAGCTCGGCGGGATTGTGATGAAAGAAGCGGTTGCCCGCTCTGGAGTTGATCCAGCGCTGATTAATTATGTGACAGTTGGAAACACGATTCCTACAGATAATCGTTATGCCTATGTTGCGCGCGTCGCCTCAATTCAGGCGGGCCTTCCAATGGAATCTGTAGCGATGGCGTTGAATCGCCTCTGTAGCTCTGGCCTTCAAGCAATCGTGACGACTGCTCAGCAAATTATGTTGGGCGACTGTGACTACGGTATTGGTGGTGGCGTCGAGGTCATGTCACGCGGTATGTATGGTTCTCCAGCGATGCGCAGCGGTGCACGTATGGGTGATACCAAAATGCTCGACTTAATGGTATCCGTGTTAACCGATCCATTTGGTGTTGGTCATATGGGCGTAACAGCGGAGAACTTGGTTGAAAAATGGAAGCTGACTCGCGAAGAGCAGGATGCGCTGGCAGTAGAGTCTCATCGTCGCGCCGCCAATGCAATCAAAGAGGGTCGCTTCAAATCTCAAATCGTTCCCATCACTATCAAAACACGTAAAGGTGATGTTGTGTTCGATACGGATGAGCATTGCAAACCTGACACCACCATGGAAACCTTGGGCAAGATGAAGGCGGTCTTCAAAAAAGAGGGTGGTAGTGTTACAGCGGGTAACGCATCTGGCATCAATGATGGTGCCGCATTCTTTGTATTGGCTGATGCAGAAACTGCGAAGAAGGCTGGCCACAAGCCGATCGCCCGCCTTGTTTCTTACGCGGTCGCTGGCGTTCCAAACCACATCATGGGCGAAGGCCCGATTCCGGCTACGAAAATTGCACTTGAGCGTGCTGGTTTAAAACTGGATCAAATTGATGTTATTGAATCCAACGAAGCATTTGCTGCTCAGGCATTGGCAGTGATGAAAGGCTTGGGATTGGATCCAGCTAAAACCAACGTGAATGGCGGCGCTATCGCTTTGGGTCACCCAATTGGTTGTTCTGGCGCTGCGATTGCGACCAAGGCAATTCATGAGCTACAACGCGTTCAAGGTAAATACGCACTGGTCACCATGTGTATTGGTGGTGGACAGGGTATTGCAACTATTTTCGAGCGCCTATAA